The Rhodothermales bacterium genome segment CGGAATGCGCTACCTGATCTTCCAGCGTGACCTCGATCTCGACATCTCCATCCGGGGTCGGTTCTGGAGCGAATTCGCGGGACGCGCCTTTCATCCGCAGAGCGGCCTTCTGGTTATCCCGGTCGAAGGCGCCCGGCCGGTCGAATCGTCAGCGACCCTCGATCTGGTTTTGACCGGCGGCGTAAGAACCGCCACGCTGTTCCTGGCATACGAGAATTTCCTGTCAGGAACGTCGTTCCTGCCCGGAAATCTGCTGGTGCCGGTGTATCCACTCGCCGAGAAGCGGATTCGATTTGGTGTGTTCTGGCCGATCCAGAACTGATCGAAGAACGTCGGTGTAGCAAATGTCGATTCGATACGTAGGCGCGACAACACAGGCACAACCATCATCGCTTCATGACCGGCACTCAACTCGCTCCTTCGCCCTCCGCTTACGAGCTGCAGGCCATCCGTGAGATCCACGAGTGGAGTCGGCCCGACCATTCCTGGTTCGGGGTGTTCAAGAGACACCTGAACGACGCCTATAATTTCACTGCGGATCAGGTCCGCAGAATCCCGGGCGTTGACTGGACGATCGAGAATGTCATCTCCGGACTCATACGGCTCATCAACGAGATCACCCACGACTGGTTACCGTCCCAGTCCATCCTTGACAAGTATCGGGCGGCCGGTCACTCGATACGCGACGTGCATGACATCCGCACTCTCGACCTTCAAGAGATTGACACTGCGGTCGCCGGACTGTCGGCACGCTATCGAAATCTCGCGGCAGCGGAGGGCGCGGTGGCAGGAATCGCCGGGGCCGCCGGCATACCAACGGATATTGTCGCTCTCGTTGCAATGAATCTTCGCGCTGCAGGAGAGTTTGCGATCCATTACGGATTCGATATTTCGAGCGACGTCGAGCGCTTGTACGCGTTATCGCTGCTCGATCACGCGGCCAGACCAAGTACGAAGGCGAAGGACATCGCCATGTCGCCGATCATCAAGATCACGAATCGCCTCGCGAGAATGCAGGCGCTCGAAGTGATAGAGCAGATCGCCGTCAGCAAGGCCGTGACTCGTATTGCGCGCTCTATCGGACTGAACCTGACGCGTGCCAAACTCGCGCAGTTGGCACCCGTTACCGGTGCGGTAATCGGAGGCGGGTACAATGCCTATTACACAAGCAAGGTGTGCGACACCGCCTATTATTCGTTCCGCCGGCGGTTTCTCGTGAACAAGTACGGCGAGCACGTGGTCGATCGAAGGACCTAGACAGACCCACTCAAGGAGTCACGGTTGATTCCGTCTTCTCGATGCAGCAGACGAAGAACCCGTCCATGAGGTCG includes the following:
- a CDS encoding EcsC family protein, which gives rise to MTGTQLAPSPSAYELQAIREIHEWSRPDHSWFGVFKRHLNDAYNFTADQVRRIPGVDWTIENVISGLIRLINEITHDWLPSQSILDKYRAAGHSIRDVHDIRTLDLQEIDTAVAGLSARYRNLAAAEGAVAGIAGAAGIPTDIVALVAMNLRAAGEFAIHYGFDISSDVERLYALSLLDHAARPSTKAKDIAMSPIIKITNRLARMQALEVIEQIAVSKAVTRIARSIGLNLTRAKLAQLAPVTGAVIGGGYNAYYTSKVCDTAYYSFRRRFLVNKYGEHVVDRRT